The Pseudomonas sp. TH06 genome has a window encoding:
- a CDS encoding thermonuclease family protein: protein MGFSSLLKKASLAGAFFMSAIWLSGAQAFCPTPSEMTTVTVQRVVDGDTVRLTDGRSVRMIGLNTPELGKQGRSDEPFAVAARKRLEALVADSGGRVGLRLGKQAKDHYGRTLAHLYNVSGASIEAQMLADGLGFQVAVAPNVDLVACQQAAERSARQAGRGLWRQSPVLKAEQIQRSGFAVVSGRVSKVQRNRGGIWIELQDSLVLRVAPNLVGQFDSARLQSLKGKQIEARGWVVDRSRRGGLQAGQPRWLLPLTDPSMLQSAR, encoded by the coding sequence ATGGGCTTTTCCTCACTGCTGAAAAAGGCGTCCCTCGCGGGCGCCTTTTTTATGTCCGCGATTTGGCTGTCCGGCGCGCAAGCCTTTTGCCCGACGCCTTCGGAAATGACCACGGTGACGGTGCAGCGCGTGGTCGATGGCGATACCGTGCGCCTGACCGACGGTCGCAGTGTGCGCATGATCGGCCTCAACACGCCTGAACTGGGCAAGCAGGGGCGCAGCGATGAACCGTTTGCCGTGGCGGCACGCAAACGCCTTGAGGCGCTGGTGGCCGATAGCGGTGGACGAGTCGGTTTGCGCCTTGGCAAGCAAGCCAAAGACCATTACGGGCGTACGCTCGCTCACCTCTATAACGTCAGCGGCGCCAGTATCGAAGCGCAAATGCTCGCTGATGGCCTGGGTTTTCAGGTCGCTGTGGCGCCGAATGTCGATCTGGTTGCCTGTCAGCAAGCCGCTGAGCGCAGCGCGCGGCAGGCCGGTCGGGGCCTCTGGCGGCAGTCTCCTGTACTGAAAGCAGAGCAAATCCAGCGCTCGGGTTTTGCCGTGGTCAGCGGTCGTGTGAGCAAGGTGCAGCGCAATCGCGGTGGAATCTGGATCGAGTTGCAGGACTCACTTGTATTGCGCGTTGCACCCAATCTGGTCGGACAATTCGACAGTGCTCGCCTGCAATCACTAAAAGGCAAGCAGATCGAGGCCCGTGGCTGGGTGGTGGATCGTTCGCGGCGTGGTGGATTGCAAGCGGGTCAGCCGCGTTGGTTGCTGCCACTGACTGATCCTTCCATGCTGCAAAGTGCACGCTGA
- the rpmE gene encoding 50S ribosomal protein L31: MKADIHPTYEVTAVTCSCGNKFETRSNLAKPLAIDVCNECHPFYTGKQKTLDTGGRVQRFADRFGAFGKKPAPAAE, encoded by the coding sequence ATGAAAGCTGATATTCATCCAACATACGAAGTCACCGCAGTTACCTGCAGCTGTGGCAACAAGTTCGAAACTCGTTCGAACCTGGCCAAGCCTCTGGCGATCGACGTTTGCAACGAATGCCACCCGTTCTACACCGGTAAGCAAAAGACTCTGGACACTGGCGGCCGCGTTCAGCGCTTCGCCGACCGTTTCGGTGCTTTCGGCAAGAAACCTGCTCCAGCAGCAGAGTAA
- a CDS encoding primosomal protein N': MPDAILRLALPSPLRRLFDYRAPAGVLREQLQPGMRLRVPFGRREMIGILVEITDTSEVPVEKLKPALALLDATPPLPPALFKLCLWTSQYYQHSLGDTLSWALPVLLRQGELAEARQERFWSVVPGASVDDPRIARAPRQREALTTLAQHPHGVAHQLLSKLMLSKDSLDLLLAKNLVQVEIRRHAPGVRHEHWLAQPELPLNAEQRAAYEAIRAGFDSYHAFLLAGVTGSGKTEVYLQLIRETLEAGKQALVLIPEINLGPQTLARFEQRFNARIALLHSAVNDRERLEAWLAARDGEADIIIGTRSALFTPMKNPGLIIIDEEHDGSYKQQEGLRYHARDLALVRARQENIPIVLGSATPSLESLHNAYTGRYGLLRLNERAGGAKQPRFLRLDVKSRPLDSGISGPMQQAIGQTLANGQQVLVFLNRRGFAPTLLCHDCGWMSECSRCDARMTVHQRYGELRCHHCGYVERTPRQCPKCNKVDLRPVGAGTERAEERLAILFPDYPVLRVDRDSTSRKDAMNQLFATIQKGQPCILVGTQMLAKGHHFPRVTLVSILDADGGLFSGDFRASERMAQLIVQVAGRAGRAEEPGKVIIQTHLADHPLLVQLTEQGYFAFAEQALSERRAAGLPPFAHLALLRAEAHKPGQAEGFLDEACSEAERLLVEQGLSGIELLGPVPAPMERRAGRYRAQLLLQATARAPLHRLLASWLLVLEQMPSGRAVRWSLDVDPVDLY; the protein is encoded by the coding sequence GTGCCCGACGCCATTCTGCGCCTTGCCTTGCCTTCACCCCTGCGCCGCCTGTTCGACTATCGAGCGCCGGCCGGTGTGCTGCGCGAGCAATTGCAGCCAGGCATGCGCCTGCGCGTACCGTTTGGCCGGCGCGAGATGATCGGGATTCTGGTCGAGATCACGGACACCAGCGAAGTGCCGGTGGAAAAACTGAAACCTGCGCTGGCCTTGCTCGATGCCACGCCGCCATTGCCACCGGCGCTGTTCAAACTGTGCCTGTGGACGTCCCAGTATTACCAGCACAGCCTCGGCGACACCTTGAGCTGGGCGCTGCCGGTGCTGCTGCGTCAGGGCGAACTGGCCGAGGCCCGACAGGAGCGTTTCTGGTCAGTGGTGCCGGGCGCCAGCGTTGACGATCCGCGTATCGCCCGTGCGCCGCGCCAGCGTGAAGCGCTGACAACACTGGCCCAGCACCCGCACGGCGTCGCCCATCAGTTGCTGAGCAAACTGATGTTGAGCAAGGACAGCCTCGATTTGCTGCTGGCGAAAAATCTGGTGCAGGTGGAAATCCGCCGCCATGCACCCGGCGTGCGTCATGAGCATTGGCTCGCGCAACCGGAATTGCCCCTCAATGCCGAGCAACGCGCCGCCTATGAAGCGATTCGTGCCGGTTTCGACAGTTATCACGCCTTCCTGCTGGCGGGTGTCACTGGCAGCGGCAAGACCGAAGTCTATTTGCAGTTGATCCGCGAGACCCTCGAAGCGGGCAAGCAGGCGCTGGTGCTGATCCCGGAGATCAACCTCGGCCCGCAGACCCTCGCCCGTTTCGAACAACGCTTCAATGCGCGCATCGCCCTGCTGCACTCGGCCGTCAATGATCGCGAACGCCTCGAAGCCTGGCTCGCGGCGCGTGATGGCGAGGCGGACATTATTATCGGCACCCGCTCGGCGCTGTTCACCCCGATGAAGAATCCGGGACTGATCATCATCGACGAAGAACACGACGGCTCTTATAAACAGCAGGAAGGTCTGCGCTATCACGCCCGGGATCTGGCACTGGTGCGTGCGCGCCAGGAAAACATCCCGATCGTCCTCGGCTCCGCGACGCCGTCGCTGGAAAGCCTGCACAACGCCTACACCGGTCGTTACGGCCTGTTGCGCCTGAATGAACGCGCAGGCGGTGCAAAGCAGCCGCGTTTCCTGCGCCTGGACGTGAAAAGCCGTCCGTTGGACAGCGGTATTTCCGGGCCGATGCAGCAAGCCATCGGCCAGACGCTGGCGAATGGGCAACAGGTGCTGGTGTTCCTCAACCGTCGCGGCTTTGCGCCAACGTTGCTGTGCCACGATTGCGGCTGGATGTCCGAGTGTTCGCGTTGTGATGCGCGAATGACCGTGCACCAGCGTTACGGCGAACTGCGCTGCCACCACTGCGGTTACGTTGAACGCACACCGCGCCAATGCCCGAAGTGCAATAAGGTCGATCTGCGCCCGGTCGGCGCCGGCACCGAGCGGGCCGAAGAGCGTCTGGCCATTCTGTTCCCCGATTACCCGGTGCTGCGGGTCGATCGCGACAGCACTTCGCGCAAGGACGCGATGAATCAGTTGTTCGCCACGATTCAGAAAGGCCAGCCGTGCATCCTGGTCGGCACGCAGATGTTGGCCAAGGGGCATCACTTTCCACGGGTGACGCTGGTGTCGATTCTCGATGCCGACGGCGGATTGTTCTCCGGTGACTTCCGCGCCAGCGAACGCATGGCGCAGTTGATCGTGCAGGTCGCGGGCCGTGCCGGACGGGCGGAGGAGCCGGGCAAGGTGATCATCCAGACCCACCTCGCCGACCACCCTTTATTGGTGCAACTGACCGAGCAGGGTTATTTCGCCTTTGCCGAGCAGGCCTTGAGCGAGCGTCGCGCCGCGGGTCTGCCGCCGTTCGCGCATCTGGCGTTGTTACGCGCCGAAGCGCACAAACCGGGGCAAGCGGAAGGTTTTCTTGACGAGGCGTGCAGTGAGGCCGAGCGTTTGCTGGTCGAGCAGGGGCTGAGCGGGATTGAACTGCTGGGGCCAGTGCCGGCGCCGATGGAGCGTCGCGCCGGGCGCTATCGTGCGCAACTTTTGTTGCAGGCGACGGCGCGGGCACCGCTGCATCGATTGCTCGCCAGTTGGCTGCTGGTGCTGGAGCAGATGCCGAGCGGGCGGGCGGTGCGCTGGTCGCTGGATGTCGACCCCGTCGATTTGTATTGA
- the argS gene encoding arginine--tRNA ligase, whose protein sequence is MKDTIRQLIQQALTQLVNEGVLPEGLSPAIQVENARDKTHGDFASNIAMMLAKPAGMKPRDLAEKIIAALPADENVTKAEIAGPGFINFFQNTQALASRLDAALADAHVGVRKAGPSQRTVVDLSAPNLAKEMHVGHLRSTIIGDGVARVLEFLGDEVIRQNHVGDWGTQFGMLMAYLQENPITSDELSDLENFYRAAKQRFDESEEFADRARGLVVKLQAGDAECLALWTKFKDISLSHCQKIYELLNVKLTMADVMGESAYNDDLINVVNDLKAAGMLVESNGAQCVFLDEFKNADGDPLPVIIVKADGGYLYATTDLAAVRYRSGKLKADRALYFVDQRQALHFQQVFAVARKAGFVTHPMEMEHMGFGTMNGADGRPFKTRDGGTVKLIDLLTEAQERAYNLVKEKNPELAEDELRNIAKVVGIGAVKYADLSKHRTSDYSFNFDLMLNFEGNTAPYLLYAYTRVAGVFRKLGKDFSEVDGQIVLEAAHEQELAAKLAQFGEVLNNVSDKGTPHILCTYLYDVAGLFSSFYENCPILAAETPAQMQSRLRLAALTGRTLKQGLELLGLETLERM, encoded by the coding sequence ATGAAAGACACCATTCGCCAGCTGATCCAACAAGCCCTCACCCAACTCGTCAACGAAGGTGTGTTGCCTGAAGGCCTGTCGCCGGCGATCCAGGTGGAGAACGCCCGGGACAAGACCCACGGCGACTTCGCCAGCAACATCGCGATGATGCTGGCCAAGCCTGCCGGCATGAAGCCACGCGATCTGGCGGAAAAAATCATCGCCGCGCTGCCGGCTGACGAGAACGTTACCAAGGCCGAAATCGCCGGCCCCGGCTTCATCAACTTCTTCCAGAATACCCAGGCGCTGGCTTCGCGCCTCGACGCCGCGCTGGCCGACGCTCACGTTGGCGTACGCAAGGCTGGTCCTTCGCAGCGCACCGTGGTCGACCTGTCGGCGCCAAACCTGGCCAAGGAAATGCACGTTGGCCACCTGCGTTCGACCATCATCGGTGACGGTGTAGCCCGCGTTCTCGAGTTCCTCGGCGACGAAGTGATTCGTCAGAACCACGTCGGCGACTGGGGCACGCAGTTCGGCATGCTGATGGCCTATCTGCAGGAAAACCCGATCACCAGCGACGAGCTGTCCGATCTGGAAAACTTCTACCGCGCCGCCAAGCAGCGCTTCGACGAGTCCGAAGAGTTTGCCGACCGCGCCCGTGGTCTGGTGGTCAAGCTGCAGGCCGGCGATGCGGAGTGCCTGGCGCTGTGGACCAAGTTCAAGGACATCTCGCTGTCGCACTGCCAGAAGATCTACGAGCTGCTAAACGTCAAACTGACCATGGCCGACGTGATGGGCGAAAGCGCCTACAACGACGACCTGATCAACGTGGTCAACGACCTGAAAGCCGCCGGCATGCTGGTCGAAAGCAACGGCGCCCAGTGCGTATTTCTCGACGAGTTCAAGAACGCCGACGGCGACCCGCTGCCGGTGATCATCGTCAAGGCCGACGGCGGCTACCTGTACGCCACCACTGACCTGGCGGCCGTGCGCTACCGCAGCGGCAAGCTGAAAGCCGATCGCGCGCTGTACTTCGTCGATCAGCGCCAGGCCCTGCATTTCCAGCAAGTGTTCGCCGTGGCGCGCAAGGCCGGTTTTGTGACTCATCCGATGGAGATGGAGCACATGGGCTTCGGCACCATGAACGGCGCCGATGGCCGCCCGTTCAAGACCCGTGACGGCGGCACCGTAAAACTGATCGATCTGCTGACCGAAGCGCAGGAACGCGCCTACAACCTGGTGAAAGAGAAGAACCCGGAGCTTGCCGAAGACGAACTGCGCAACATCGCCAAAGTCGTCGGCATCGGCGCGGTGAAATACGCCGACCTGTCCAAGCATCGCACCAGCGACTACAGCTTCAACTTCGACCTGATGCTGAACTTCGAAGGCAACACTGCGCCGTACCTGCTGTACGCCTACACCCGCGTGGCCGGTGTGTTCCGCAAACTGGGCAAGGACTTCAGTGAAGTCGACGGCCAGATCGTTCTCGAAGCGGCGCACGAGCAAGAGTTGGCGGCGAAACTGGCGCAGTTCGGCGAAGTGCTGAACAACGTGTCCGACAAAGGCACGCCGCACATCCTCTGCACCTACCTGTACGACGTTGCCGGTCTGTTCTCCAGCTTCTACGAGAACTGCCCGATCCTCGCCGCCGAAACCCCGGCCCAGATGCAGAGCCGTCTGCGCCTGGCCGCGCTGACCGGCCGCACCCTCAAGCAAGGCCTGGAGCTGTTGGGTCTGGAAACTCTGGAGCGTATGTAA
- a CDS encoding SPOR domain-containing protein, producing MAAKKKPAPKRGASRYQAPAKQPIPGWLWMAIGLTVGAFIVFLMKLEPGKGSDTVKREKVEQAQQQKASKIAEANKTPPSPTQPVKPKYDFYTLLPESEVIVPPDAVPEKTLPTPQVPTTPVTPAEAAKIDTARAQAALAGITPPPAPPVAKAAPVTKFFLQAGSFRKETDADKVRAQIILLGQAVAVESGTVKDETWYRVLVGPFSNREQLTTAQKQLAGAGFSNLLLQQRQSR from the coding sequence TTGGCTGCCAAGAAAAAACCTGCACCCAAGCGTGGCGCCAGCCGTTACCAAGCTCCTGCGAAGCAACCGATTCCGGGTTGGCTGTGGATGGCCATCGGCCTGACGGTCGGCGCGTTCATCGTGTTCCTGATGAAACTGGAGCCGGGCAAGGGCAGCGACACGGTCAAGCGTGAAAAGGTCGAACAGGCGCAACAGCAGAAAGCGTCGAAGATCGCCGAGGCCAACAAGACCCCGCCGAGCCCGACGCAACCGGTGAAGCCGAAGTACGACTTCTACACGCTGCTGCCGGAATCGGAAGTGATCGTGCCGCCGGACGCCGTGCCGGAGAAAACCCTGCCGACGCCGCAAGTGCCGACGACTCCGGTCACTCCGGCGGAAGCGGCAAAAATCGACACTGCACGCGCTCAAGCGGCACTGGCCGGAATTACCCCGCCGCCAGCGCCACCGGTGGCCAAAGCGGCACCCGTGACCAAGTTCTTCCTGCAGGCGGGTTCGTTCCGCAAGGAAACCGATGCCGACAAAGTCCGTGCGCAGATCATTCTGCTTGGTCAGGCGGTGGCGGTTGAGTCCGGCACAGTGAAGGATGAAACCTGGTATCGCGTACTGGTCGGCCCGTTCAGCAACCGCGAACAGCTGACAACGGCACAGAAACAACTGGCTGGCGCCGGTTTCAGCAACCTGTTGTTACAACAACGCCAAAGCCGCTGA
- the hslV gene encoding ATP-dependent protease subunit HslV, translating into MTTIVSVRRHGKVVMGGDGQVSLGNTVMKGNAKKVRRLYHGQVIAGFAGATADAFTLFERFEGQLEKHQGHLIRAAVELAKEWRTDRSLSRLEAMLAVANKDASLIITGNGDVVEPENGLIAMGSGGGYAQAAASALLKKTDLSAREIVETALGIAADICVFTNHTQTIEEQDLAEEA; encoded by the coding sequence TTGACCACCATCGTTTCAGTCCGCCGTCACGGCAAAGTCGTCATGGGCGGCGACGGCCAGGTTTCTCTCGGCAATACCGTGATGAAAGGCAACGCGAAAAAAGTTCGTCGCCTGTACCACGGCCAGGTCATCGCCGGTTTCGCCGGTGCCACCGCCGACGCCTTTACCCTTTTCGAACGTTTCGAAGGCCAGCTTGAGAAACATCAGGGCCACCTGATCCGCGCCGCTGTCGAACTCGCCAAAGAATGGCGCACCGACCGTTCCCTGAGCCGCCTCGAAGCCATGCTCGCGGTCGCCAACAAAGACGCGTCCCTGATCATTACCGGCAACGGTGACGTGGTCGAACCGGAAAACGGTCTGATCGCCATGGGTTCCGGCGGCGGCTATGCGCAGGCTGCCGCCAGCGCCCTGCTGAAAAAGACTGATCTGTCGGCCCGTGAAATCGTCGAAACCGCTTTGGGTATCGCCGCCGACATCTGTGTATTCACCAACCACACTCAGACCATTGAGGAGCAGGATCTCGCTGAAGAAGCCTGA
- the hslU gene encoding ATP-dependent protease ATPase subunit HslU has protein sequence MSMTPREIVHELNRHIIGQDDAKRAVAIALRNRWRRMQLPEELRVEVTPKNILMIGPTGVGKTEIARRLAKLANAPFIKVEATKFTEVGYVGRDVESIIRDLADAAIKMLREQEMTRVRHRAEDAAEDRILDALLPPARMGFSNEEAPSSDSNTRQLFRKRLREGQLDDKEIEIEVAEVSGIEIATPPGMEEMTNQLQSLFANMGKGKKKSRKLKVKEALKLVRDEEAGRLVNEEELKAKALEAVEQHGIVFIDEIDKVAKRGNVGGADVSREGVQRDLLPLIEGCTVNTKLGMVKTDHILFIASGAFHLSKPSDLVPELQGRLPIRVELKALTPEDFERILSEPHASLTEQYCALLKTEGLNIQFQPEGIKRIAEIAWQVNEKTENIGARRLHTLLERLLEEVSFSAGDMASTHDEKPILIDAEYVNSHLGELAQNEDLSRYIL, from the coding sequence ATGTCCATGACTCCCCGCGAAATCGTCCACGAACTCAACCGCCACATCATCGGCCAGGACGATGCCAAGCGCGCCGTCGCGATTGCCCTGCGCAACCGCTGGCGCCGCATGCAGCTGCCTGAAGAGCTGCGCGTTGAAGTGACCCCGAAGAACATCCTGATGATCGGCCCGACCGGCGTCGGTAAAACCGAGATCGCCCGTCGCCTGGCAAAACTGGCCAACGCGCCGTTCATCAAAGTCGAAGCGACCAAGTTCACCGAAGTCGGTTACGTCGGTCGTGACGTCGAGTCGATCATCCGTGATCTGGCCGACGCGGCGATCAAGATGCTGCGCGAGCAGGAAATGACCCGCGTGCGCCACCGCGCCGAAGACGCCGCCGAGGACCGTATCCTCGACGCGCTGCTGCCGCCGGCACGCATGGGCTTCAGCAACGAAGAAGCTCCAAGCTCGGATTCCAACACCCGTCAGCTGTTCCGCAAGCGCCTGCGCGAAGGTCAGCTGGACGACAAGGAAATCGAAATCGAAGTCGCCGAAGTGTCCGGCATCGAAATCGCCACGCCGCCAGGCATGGAAGAGATGACCAACCAGTTGCAAAGCCTGTTTGCCAACATGGGCAAGGGCAAGAAGAAGTCCCGCAAGCTCAAGGTCAAAGAAGCGCTGAAGCTGGTGCGCGACGAAGAAGCCGGGCGTCTGGTCAATGAAGAAGAGCTGAAGGCCAAGGCGCTGGAAGCGGTTGAACAGCACGGCATCGTGTTCATCGACGAGATCGACAAAGTTGCCAAGCGCGGTAACGTCGGTGGCGCCGATGTGTCCCGTGAAGGCGTGCAGCGCGACCTGCTGCCGCTGATCGAAGGCTGCACCGTCAATACCAAACTGGGCATGGTCAAGACTGACCACATCCTGTTCATCGCTTCCGGCGCGTTCCACCTGAGCAAGCCAAGCGATCTGGTGCCGGAACTGCAAGGCCGTCTGCCGATCCGCGTCGAACTCAAGGCGCTGACCCCGGAAGACTTCGAGCGCATCCTCAGCGAACCGCACGCCTCGCTCACCGAGCAATACTGCGCACTGCTGAAAACCGAAGGCCTGAACATCCAGTTCCAGCCTGAAGGCATCAAGCGCATTGCCGAGATCGCCTGGCAGGTCAACGAGAAGACCGAGAACATCGGTGCCCGTCGTCTGCACACCCTGCTTGAGCGTCTGCTCGAAGAGGTGTCGTTCAGCGCCGGTGATATGGCCAGCACGCACGACGAGAAGCCGATCCTGATCGACGCCGAGTACGTCAACAGCCACCTCGGTGAATTGGCGCAGAACGAAGACCTGTCCCGTTATATCCTGTAG
- a CDS encoding DUF971 domain-containing protein, with translation MTTIPTDIKLHKASKTLTLTYASGEEYTLPAEFLRVHSPSAEVQGHGKPILQFGKLNVGLSKLEPAGHYALKLTFDDGHDSGLFTWDYLYELGRRYDALWADYLAELKAAGKTRDPDESIVKLML, from the coding sequence ATGACTACTATTCCTACCGACATCAAACTGCACAAAGCCTCGAAAACCCTGACGCTCACCTACGCGTCCGGCGAGGAATACACCTTGCCCGCCGAATTTCTGCGCGTGCATTCCCCCTCCGCCGAGGTCCAGGGCCACGGCAAACCGATCCTGCAATTCGGCAAGCTCAACGTTGGTCTGAGCAAGCTGGAACCGGCCGGTCACTACGCACTGAAACTGACCTTCGACGACGGTCACGACAGCGGCTTGTTCACCTGGGATTATCTCTACGAGCTGGGGCGACGTTATGACGCACTCTGGGCCGATTATCTGGCCGAGCTCAAAGCCGCCGGAAAAACCCGCGACCCGGACGAGTCGATCGTCAAGCTGATGCTCTAG
- the phaC gene encoding class II poly(R)-hydroxyalkanoic acid synthase: MSNKNNDDLKYQASENTLGLNPVVGLRGKDLLASARMVLKQAIKQPIHSVKHVTHFGLELKNVLFGKSELQPAGDDRRFADPAWSQNPLYKRYLQTYLAWRKELHSWIDDSSLSPKDIARGHFVINLMTEAMAPTNTAANPAAVKRFFETGGKSLLDGLSHLAKDLVHNGGMPSQVNMGAFEVGKSLGVTEGAVVFRNDVLELIQYKPITEQVHERPLLVVPPQINKFYVFDLSPDKSLARFCLRNNVQTFIVSWRNPTKAQREWGLSTYIDALKEAVDVVTAITGSKDVNMLGACSGGITCTALLGHYAAIGEKKVNALTLLVSVLDTTLDSDVALFVDEQTLETAKRHSYQAGVLEGKDMAKVFAWMRPNDLIWNYWVNNYLLGNEPPVFDILFWNNDTTRLPAAFHGDLIEMFKNNPLIRPNALEVCGTPIDLKQVTADIFSLAGTNDHITPWKSCYKSAQLFGGKVEFVLSSSGHIQSILNPPGNPKSRYMTGEEMAANADDWQENSTKHTDSWWLYWQAWQAERSGNLKKAPLKLGNKAYPAGEASPGTYVHER; this comes from the coding sequence ATGAGTAACAAGAATAACGATGACCTGAAGTACCAAGCCTCGGAAAACACCCTGGGGCTTAATCCCGTCGTTGGGCTACGCGGAAAGGATCTGCTGGCCTCTGCTCGTATGGTGCTGAAACAGGCCATCAAACAACCGATCCATAGTGTCAAACACGTCACCCATTTCGGCCTCGAACTGAAGAACGTGTTGTTCGGCAAATCCGAGCTGCAACCGGCCGGCGATGACCGTCGCTTTGCCGATCCGGCGTGGAGTCAAAACCCGCTGTACAAACGTTATCTGCAAACTTACCTGGCATGGCGCAAGGAACTCCATTCCTGGATCGATGACAGCAGCCTGTCACCCAAAGACATCGCGCGCGGCCACTTCGTGATCAACCTGATGACCGAAGCCATGGCCCCGACCAACACGGCGGCCAACCCTGCTGCGGTCAAACGTTTCTTCGAAACCGGCGGCAAAAGCCTGCTCGACGGCCTCTCGCATCTGGCCAAGGATCTGGTACACAACGGCGGCATGCCGAGCCAGGTCAATATGGGCGCGTTCGAGGTCGGCAAGAGCCTCGGTGTCACCGAAGGCGCGGTGGTGTTTCGCAACGACGTGCTGGAGCTGATCCAGTACAAACCGATCACCGAGCAGGTCCATGAGCGTCCATTGCTGGTGGTGCCGCCGCAGATCAACAAGTTCTATGTTTTCGACCTCAGCCCGGACAAGAGCCTGGCGCGCTTCTGCCTGCGCAACAACGTGCAGACGTTCATCGTCAGTTGGCGCAACCCGACCAAGGCGCAGCGCGAGTGGGGTCTGTCGACGTACATTGATGCGCTGAAAGAAGCGGTCGATGTGGTCACCGCGATCACCGGCAGCAAAGATGTGAACATGCTCGGCGCCTGCTCCGGCGGCATCACCTGCACCGCCCTGCTCGGCCACTACGCCGCAATCGGCGAGAAGAAGGTCAACGCCCTCACCCTGCTGGTCAGCGTGCTCGACACCACGCTGGACAGCGACGTCGCCCTGTTCGTCGACGAACAGACCCTGGAGACCGCCAAGCGCCATTCGTATCAGGCCGGCGTGCTCGAAGGCAAAGACATGGCCAAGGTCTTCGCGTGGATGCGTCCCAACGACCTGATCTGGAACTACTGGGTCAACAACTACCTGCTCGGCAACGAGCCGCCGGTGTTCGACATCCTGTTCTGGAACAACGACACCACACGGTTGCCGGCCGCGTTCCACGGCGACTTGATCGAAATGTTCAAAAACAACCCACTGATTCGCCCCAATGCACTGGAAGTGTGCGGCACACCGATCGACCTCAAGCAGGTCACGGCCGACATCTTCTCGCTGGCCGGCACCAATGACCACATCACCCCGTGGAAGTCCTGCTACAAGTCGGCGCAGCTGTTCGGTGGCAAGGTCGAGTTCGTGTTATCGAGCAGCGGCCATATCCAGAGCATTCTCAACCCGCCGGGCAACCCGAAATCGCGTTACATGACCGGCGAGGAGATGGCGGCCAATGCCGATGACTGGCAAGAGAACTCGACCAAGCACACCGATTCCTGGTGGCTGTACTGGCAGGCGTGGCAAGCCGAGCGCTCGGGCAACCTGAAAAAGGCCCCGCTGAAACTGGGCAATAAGGCGTATCCGGCCGGTGAAGCCTCGCCGGGCACTTACGTTCACGAGCGGTAA
- the phaZ gene encoding poly(3-hydroxyalkanoate) depolymerase encodes MPQPFIFRTVDLDGQTLRTAVRPGKPHLTPLLIFNGIGANLELVFPFVAALDPDLEVIAFDVPGVGGSSTPNRPYRFPGLAKLTSRMLDYLDYGQVNVIGVSWGGALAQQFAYDYPERCKKLVLAATAAGAVMVPGKPKVLWMMASPRRYIQPSHVIRIAPLIYGGSFRRDPTLAASHAAKVRSAGKLGYYWQLFAGLGWTSIHWLHKIHQPTLVLAGDDDPLIPLINMRMLAWRIPNAQLHIIDDGHLFLITRAEAVAPIIMKFLQEERQRAVMHPHPTPLGG; translated from the coding sequence ATGCCGCAACCGTTCATATTCCGTACCGTCGATCTGGATGGCCAGACCCTCCGCACGGCGGTACGCCCCGGCAAGCCTCACTTGACGCCCTTGCTGATTTTCAACGGCATCGGCGCCAACCTGGAGCTGGTGTTTCCGTTCGTCGCGGCACTGGACCCGGATCTGGAAGTGATCGCATTCGACGTGCCCGGTGTCGGCGGCTCCTCGACGCCGAACCGGCCGTATCGCTTTCCCGGGCTGGCCAAGCTGACCTCGCGGATGCTCGATTACCTCGACTACGGTCAGGTCAACGTCATCGGCGTGTCGTGGGGCGGCGCACTCGCGCAGCAATTCGCCTACGACTACCCCGAACGCTGCAAGAAACTGGTGCTGGCGGCGACCGCTGCCGGTGCGGTGATGGTGCCGGGCAAACCGAAAGTGCTATGGATGATGGCCAGCCCCCGGCGCTACATCCAGCCATCCCATGTCATCCGCATCGCGCCATTGATCTACGGCGGCTCGTTCCGCCGCGACCCGACGCTGGCCGCCAGCCACGCGGCGAAAGTGCGTTCGGCGGGCAAGCTCGGTTACTACTGGCAACTGTTTGCAGGCCTCGGCTGGACCAGCATTCACTGGCTGCACAAGATCCATCAACCCACGCTGGTGCTGGCCGGTGACGACGATCCGCTGATTCCATTGATCAACATGCGCATGCTCGCCTGGCGCATTCCCAACGCCCAACTGCACATCATCGACGACGGTCATCTGTTCCTGATTACCCGCGCCGAAGCAGTGGCGCCGATCATCATGAAATTCCTCCAGGAGGAGCGTCAACGCGCCGTGATGCATCCGCATCCGACACCGCTGGGCGGTTGA